CGCGTCGATCGCTGGCAGCAGGGCGATGCCGACCGTCACCACATCTGTCGCGCGCAGCACCGCCGTATCGAAGGCGTCCGCCACGCGATCGGGGCTTGAGCGCAGGATGCGGAGGGGCACAGGCGCACCAGTGCCTGCCGCCCGGTAGGTCGCCTCGACGCCGATGTTAGGGTCGGCCGCGAGCACCGCCAGCGCCTCGTCGAACACGCCCATGGCGGATCAGCCGAGCCCGAGCCAGGAGGCGAGCTTCGCGCCGACCGCGGCGCCGACGATGCCGCCAGCCGCCGCCGCGCCCGTGGCCGGGATCGCCGGCGACGCGCTCGGCACGCCGCCCGCCGCCAGCGACAGCGGCGCCGTGAGGCCGGCCATCGCCTTGACCAGCTCCGTGACGGTGCGGGTGAGCTCGCGCATGTCCTTGTCGCCCTCGGCGAGGCGCCTCTCGATCTCGGTCAGGCGGGTGACGATGGTGCCGAGTTCGCGATCATGGTCCGTCATCGAGCGACCTCCCGCTGCCGCTGCAGCCGCTGGTGGATGGTCCAGGCCGCGACGCCGATCACCGCGGCGGCAACGCCCCAGGGGCCGAGCGCCCGCAGGACCGACGCCAAGCCCTCGGCATGCGGCGCGAGCGTCGTGACGGCATCGACCGCCGCTGCCGCCGTGACGCCGGCGACCACCGAGCCCGCGGCCGCGCGCACGGTGCCGCTGTGGGCGAGGCCGGGCGCAATCAGCCCCGCCATGCGCAGCCCCTCCGCGATCGTCTCCGGCGCATAGGGCATGCCGCCGAGCTCGTGTCGGATGATCGCCTCGACCAGCCCGCGCATAGTGGCGGCATCGTGCAGGTCGATCGGATCGTCGAGCCCGACCCCCAGCCGCGCAGCGACCGCCGCTTGGTAGGCGCGCGTGTCGTTCTCGTTGCTCGGGGCCCAGCGCGCCACGATGCCGCGGACCGTGCGCAGCCCGTGCCGGTCCTGGTAGCTCTGCAGCAGCAACGCCAGCGCGCGGATGCCGTGCTGGTGCGAACGGAAGCGGCAGAAGCGCCCGTCCGAAGGCGGATCGACGAGCCCGAGCCATTTGTTTGTGGCGACGTGCTCGATGTTCCCGGGATTGCGGTTGCGGTAGCCCCGGCTGGCCTTGGGATCCATGGTCACGCCCCCGAGGCCGGCACGCGGGCCAGCATGACGCGCACCGTGGTGTCGGCCGCGAGGGCGGCGACGGTGACGACGCCGACCTGGAAGTTCCCCGTCGCGGTGGTGGTCAGGCGCCGGTTGGTGTTGTCCCAGAAAACGCGCGTGCCGGCCGCCATGGCCTGGGTCGGGTCCTTGGCGAGCTCGAACTCGCCGCGGGTCTCGCACTCGACGGTGGCGTTCTGCGCAGCGTCGGCGGCGGCCACGCCGAAGAAGGCGCCGACCAGCATGCCTTGGCCAGAGAGGATGCCGCCGGCGTAGGGCACGACCATGGGGACGGAGCGGGCGTCGGGACGGATGCAGTTGCGCATGGAGGGTCTCCTGTGGATGACGTTGAGAAGGCTCGACTTCCAGCGAGCAGGCCTTGGTGGGAATCCGTCACCTAGACTTCCAAAAAAGCTTCCGAAAATTCTTCCAAAGAAATCTTGCGTTGGTTCCGGAAACTGGAAAGATCAATGGTCTAGGACGGCGTATTTCCCGGCTCGAACCTGATGGGACGGGCCAACATGCAGACCACCGCAGCGGATGAAATCAGCTTCACCCACCACGCCTTGGCTCGGATCAGACAGCGCGGGGTGCGCGCCGAGGCGCTCTCGCTCGTGCTCGCCGAGGCCGACCAGGGGCATCACGTCGGCGGCGGCGCCGTCGCCGAGCATATCTCGCGCGAGAAGCGCAAGCGGCTGGAACGAGGCGGAATCCCCGTCGCCGTCCTTGAGGCGGCCTGTCAGCTGGTTGTCGTGTTTGCAGAGAACGGATCTGTAATGACTGTCATCTCGCACCCAAGCCATCGAGGTCGGGTGTACCTCGGCGCCGATCGTACCAACCCGCGGCGGCATGCGGCTCGGACGCGCCGGTGAAGGGAGCTACGCGCATGGGAGACAAGACGCCTAACGTGCCGGGTCACGATCTATCGCAGCAAGCGGAACGCGACCGGCAAGTCCGCGCCGCTCGCGTTGCGCGGATCAACCAGGATTTGCTTGACCGGCCTCGCGAGATGAAGCGGCAGATGGGCGCGCAACCGAGCCTGCGCCTGCGCATCGCCGAGAACCTCTGGAACATCATGGAAGATGCGCAGAGCCGATCGCCTGCCGTCACGCGAGCGACGATTCTGCACGAGGCGGGGATGGGCAGAGCTAGTGAGTCGACCAAGCGAGCTCCGTACTTCCTTTGTGATCCGACTTGGCCGCCGGCGAAGAAGGCTGA
This region of Sediminicoccus rosea genomic DNA includes:
- a CDS encoding head-tail joining protein; amino-acid sequence: MGVFDEALAVLAADPNIGVEATYRAAGTGAPVPLRILRSSPDRVADAFDTAVLRATDVVTVGIALLPAIDAGDTFAIGADLLTVDSAERDAAGVAWRVLCRR
- a CDS encoding structural protein, producing the protein MDPKASRGYRNRNPGNIEHVATNKWLGLVDPPSDGRFCRFRSHQHGIRALALLLQSYQDRHGLRTVRGIVARWAPSNENDTRAYQAAVAARLGVGLDDPIDLHDAATMRGLVEAIIRHELGGMPYAPETIAEGLRMAGLIAPGLAHSGTVRAAAGSVVAGVTAAAAVDAVTTLAPHAEGLASVLRALGPWGVAAAVIGVAAWTIHQRLQRQREVAR
- a CDS encoding DUF2190 family protein — encoded protein: MRNCIRPDARSVPMVVPYAGGILSGQGMLVGAFFGVAAADAAQNATVECETRGEFELAKDPTQAMAAGTRVFWDNTNRRLTTTATGNFQVGVVTVAALAADTTVRVMLARVPASGA